A segment of the Bos taurus isolate L1 Dominette 01449 registration number 42190680 breed Hereford chromosome 8, ARS-UCD2.0, whole genome shotgun sequence genome:
atttattgagcactgactCTGTGCCAAGCACCATCCTCAGCATTGTACATGTTTTGTTTCATCTAATCACATCAACACAAAAGGTAGGTATTTTGatactttacaaatgagaaaaccgaGGCCCAGCAAGTCAGAGTAACTTGCCCAGGACTCTACACACCTATTGCCCAAGTCCCATAGGCAACTCAAAGTCGATGTGTCTTCAGTATAAATTATCATCTTCCTCTTCAAACCAGTGCCTTTCCCATTCTTCATGTTCAGTGGGGACATCTCCAATACCCCAGGCCCAAGCCAGCAACTGGAAGGCAGCCTTGGCCCCTGGCCCATCCTCACCCACTCCTCCCTCCAGTCTGAACCTAGCCTGAGGCTTTTACCTCCTTGGTGTCAGGCGAATCCTTTCTCTTCTGTCCACCCTCCAGCACTGACCTGTGAGCTGTCCTGCTGCCCCACCTGGAACAGCCTTGCCCCACACTTCCTTACAGGCCCCAGTCTCCCCCTTTTCCAGCATCCTGCAAACTGCAGCTCATGTGGGCTTTCTAAACCTCATCTCACCAGGTCCCCACCTCCAGAAGGAAAACCAGCGTCctctacccaccccccaccctgccctgtcTCCTCAAACCATGAAGTTCGGCATCCAGCCCCAGAAAGGACCACCCCACCACCCTTTGCTCTGTCTCATCCTCTAGGAAGCCATCTGTGGCCTCAGCTCAAGACTGAGCTGTGAGCCCCCTCTGAGCCCCACACACAGCTCCTTCTTCACTCCTCAGCTCTTTCCTTGTGATCACCTGTCCTGAGTAGGGACTGTGCTCCTTGAAGACAGAGACCCAACCTTACCCGCAGAGCCTGTACACCGGAGGTGCTCAATGGCTGCTGAAAGGCTAAAAGCAGAAGCAGGGACAGAAGCCATGGGTGATGCTGCCTTCTGAGTCCCAGAAGCAGGATGATCCTCCCAGCCTGGGATCGGTGGACCCTGGCTGCCCCGGCTCTGCACCTGTTCCCCAAAACCTCATGAGACCATTTCCTGCCCCCTGCCTTTTGACAGgattttcctctctgcttcttcctttccaactctGGAATTCCCCACGGTGGGAGAGCTCTGCCCCCACGAAGAAGGCAGAGCCTGCCTCTTACCTCCTCTCATTCTACTTCAGGCATTTTCAAGGATGGGGTGATTATGCTCCCATGGGTGAAAAAATTGGATCCTTGAAAgggagagattttttaaaatcttactttttTTGTATAAAGCAAAGATATATGTACAGTACACAAACAGATATACGGTATATCTGTGGTATTAAAATATCATGCAATTAAGGGGGAAAAGTGCCTAAAAGGCTCCTGAGGAGGGGAgactaaggaaaacaaaaatgttgaGAAACTCTGATCCACACACTGGGGCCTTGCCTTGCCTGGTCCAAGGACTGGCCAGGATTGAAGGAGAGTCCAGAGTCTTCTCCCAAGGCAGCTCAAGGTTCCTCCAGGGCTGAGCCCCCACCTGCCAGCTGGAATCCCTCCCCCATGccatcccctccctgccctgtgcCTGGCAGCCCACCCTTCCATGTCCGGGCTCTTCTAATCTAGTCCTGTCTTAATGAGGCCACTGATCGGCCCTTCCACTTGCTCCCCTGGGGGCCACCCAGCTCCCAGGGCCGGCAGGAGTTGGAGGCCCCACAGCTCCTGCCCAGCCTTGGGCTACAGCATAACCTGGGAGCTTCTGAGAGAACCCAGGAGGTAAGCCCCACCACAGGAGGCCCCCAAGAAGCGGGGTTGCCACTGTGGGACAAGGCTTTCTTTATTGGGGTGGAtgtagggtcacaaatagtcttAGAGGGGCTCTAGGCAGATGGAGTCACTTAAGGGTGGTACAAGGCTGAGGGTCTATCTTCGGGGTACACGGAAACAGGGGTGAGGGAAGCGACCCCATGCTGGTGAGACGTGGTCTTGGGCAACACAGATATTTTGTGGTCTTCAAAcgccaagggattctccaggaccTGGGGCTCCTGTCGTTTGTTGGAGCCAATGAAGAACAAGTAGATGATGGCACCACAGTAGGCACCCAGGGGTGGTGCCACCACCGGCACCCACCACCAGTCCTTGGTTCTGCAGGCAAAAGGCAGAGACCTGCTTAGGGGGCCAGCACCCAGCATGGCACCTGCGTCTACCCCAGGCCAAGATGGGAGGAGGGGTGGCAGGGAGTGGAGAGTAGAGGGGGAACCCCCATCCTAGCCCGGGAGCTGGCCCTGAGCCTGGGACACTGATCAGCTTCAGCCTGATTCAGGGACAGCAGCGGGTCTGGGGCAGGGCTGACATTCAGTCTAGGAGCAGGGTCTGGAGAAAGGTCAGGACCCATTCCTGCCTCCCAGGCCGCTGCAAGGGGTGGCAGGGCAGTGGAGGGGGCGGATCTGCGGGGTGCTCCCGCAGCTTTTCCACCCTCCACATGCAGGGAACCCACAGGAAACTCCCAGGAGTGGGCTGGACCACGCAGTACCTGAAGACTTGTGAGCCCCAGCCAGCGAGGAAGGTGAAGAAGCGGGGAGGCAGGTCCCGGGATGGGTTGATGGCATATCCTGAGTTCATGCCCAGGGATATTCCGATGATGACAACAAGGATGCCAGTCACAATGGCCTGCGTCCCCAACAGCGTTGGGTTGTTCCCCTTGTCTGCGATGGCTaagagacacagctgaagcaTCCCAGTCACCACCACCTGGGGAGAGACACCGTGGCAGCACCTGGGGCCCCCGTTCGAGCCCAAGGGCCTCAGTAgcgccccccacccctacccGTGGCAGAGCCATGACTCTGTACTGTCCCATCCAGGGTTCTTGTCCACTCCACCACAGGGGGCTGCCTGCTGGCCCCTTCTTGAGTGGGGGAGGGCCTAAGGAGGGCCACCCGTGCCTGGACCACTGACCTCATCCAGGAAGCCCCTCCACAGTGTCATGTGGTCAGGAAGGTAGGTGGCAAAAATGTTAGCAGTGGCTGTGGGGCCGGTCGTCATCAGCTTTCCCCCCGAGAAGTCGATAATAGCGTCTGTGGGAATACAGACTGAGTGTGAACCTGCCCCCTGACTGAACCCCACCGCTATCCCAGAGATGAGGCGGTAGGATGGAGGGCAGGGAGCGCCTCCAAGACTCTTCTATCCCAGCGTGTTCACAGGCGAGGACACACTCAGATCTGCCCACATTTCAGGGGAGGAGGCGGAGGCTGGAGGTGGGCCGCCAGGGGCAGGACACTCACTGTAGAAGAGGCCGTAGATGGTGGCCGCCGCCACGAAGGAGCCCAGGAACTGACCCAGAACGTACACGGGAAACTTCTTCCAGGACATGCGGCCTAGCGCACAGCTGGTGAAGGTCAAGGCCGCATTCATATGGGCCCCTGCAGGGAGGGTCAAGGGTGTCGGCAAACAAACAATCAGTAATACCAAGAGCAATGACAGCAGCGATGATAATAGCGAGCATCTGTGAAGGGGCAGTCCTCACAGGGACCCTGCGAGGCAGAAACCACTGTCTCCATCTCCCCATGAAGCAAAGCAATGGGTGGAGAGTTCAGTCGCTTGCCTGAGAGAACCCAGCTTGTAAAAACGGTGGGTCAAGGGGGCTTGTGAAGTGTCTGGGCAGAGGAAAGTGGCCCGTGAGGGCAAGACACCAGCTGACTTGGAGAAGGGGCTGGCTGGAAGGGGGCTGGAGGAGCCCATGGGGGACACCCGGCCGGGCTTGTCGGCTGGGGCCCGGCCTACTCACCAGAGATGTTCCCCGCCATGTGCACACCTATGGTGACTCCGAAGCCAAAACCCAAATTGACAGCGAGGTAGCTCCCCATTTTACCTCCTAGAACCATGTGGGCCACGGCGCCGAGACCGAACACCTGTAGGAGAGGGCCTCTGAGGGGACTGCCCACCCAGACAGCCCAGCCTCAGAGGAGGGCTTGGAGCTCAGCTGGGGCTCCGTGCCTCCACACGCTAGGTCTCCCTGCATTGCCCTTGGGTACCCCCTTCTGCCGTACCCTCCTCCTCCAGAGACATGCCTCCTCGTGACCTCATCCCGTTGCCTCTGCCAAGGCCTGTCACAACTGACCAGTGGAAGCTGGGTGCGTGCTAAAGAAGGAGTCGGGTGAGGAGGGAGAGTCAGGCTCCCATGGACCTAGCCAGGTGCCTAGACTCCAAGTCCACCCGAAGGGCTTCCAGAAGGACAGGGCTGGTGTGGATTGGACCCCTCAGAGCTTCTCACTCGTCAGCATAGTCCAAAGGAAATTTCTTCAGGGACTCTGCAAACTTCCTTCTGGACTCTGCCAGGACGCACCACCAACCCTCATCATCTCCACACGCATCAGCCCTGGAAGCCCACCCTCAGGCATCACCTCTTAACTTCTCACCCATCCCTAACAACCAGATCTCATCAGATGACTCTCCCCACTGAGCCCGTTCACAGGGAGGTTAGAGACCTAAATGAAGGCCCTTACTCAACCTCCCCCTGGCCACTAACACCCCTCCCACTTGCGTCTGTACTGCCTTCCCCTCTTGTCTGTGTCTTCTACCCTCCCCTTGACTGGCTCCCACAGACTTGGGTCTCTTCCTTCTTTAAAGTAGAGCTTCCACCTCATCCCGGCCTCCCTGACCAGCTGTGGACTCCTGGATGCCTCCTCCCATGTGAGTCAGGCTCTAGGAAGGACCCATTCAGTTTCagcttagttgctaaatcgtgtccgactctttgcaaccccacagactgcagccaccaggcttccctggccttcaccatatcccggagttgactcatactcatgtccgttgacttggtgatgccatcccacagTCTCAGGCCCTTTTCCCCTTCCCTGTCCTCCCTCCCAGCCCGGCTTCTGCTTCCCCCGTCACAGACACCAGTTCCCTTGTCCAAGGGCTCCAGCCTCTGGATTTCCCAGTGGTCCCTTCAGACATGATCTCACGTGAGTGTGCTGACTTTCTCTCTCCTCACCACTCTGCTTCCAGAAAGGACCTCCTCGTTGGCTTCCGTGACATGTCTCTCTCCTGGTTTCCCTCTTTGCTCTGTAGCCTTTCCCTCTACACAGCTCCTTCCCACATTCTTCTTCATTCATCTGCCTCATAAATACAGATGATCCCTGTGTTCTATCCCTGGCCTTTTTCATAACCCACCTCAGTCACTCCTGGGTTTTCTTACCAGCTTCAGATAAGCCTGATGGATTAATTCCCAAAACCTGCACTTGAGAGCCAGATCTCTTTTTCCAAATACCTCCGAGAAGTCTCCAGGGTGTTCCACAGGCATCTCCAGCTCTAAAGCTCACCATCTCTCAGAAAATGTGATCTTCATTCCATGTTCCCCCATCCCAGCCAAGTCAGAAACTTGTATGTTCTCCACCGCACATGGTCAACTCTGGTTATAGTCTCCCCAGATCCTACCCAGTCTCCTTGCAGCCAGAGTGACCTAACACAAAAATCTGACCATGTCTGTCTGCCTTTGGTCCAAACATTCCTGGCTCCCTTCCATTTCTAGGATAAAGTCCAAACTCAGTAAGTCACCATTTAAGATCCTTGATTTTCATGCCTTCTGCCTCTCAGTTTCATATCGGGTCTAGTATTCTCTATGTTGAACACTAATATTACCAATAATAGCATTAtatgtgttctcagtcactcagtgatgtccgattctttgcgaccccatggaccacagcctgccaggctcctctgtccatggaatttttcagacaaaaatactggagcaagttgccatttcctactccaggggatcttccctatccagggattgaatctgcatctcttgagcctcttgcattggcaggcagattctttaccactgtgccacctgggaagtcaaatTACATTACTACTATTAAAGATAATAACCATTTTGGCTtccttggtccagtggttaagactccacacttccatggcagggggtgtgggttccatccttggtcagagaactaaggtcccacatgtcaCGTGGtgggccaaaaacaaacaaacttaaagtaaaaaagaataataaccaTTTAtcgagcacttactatgtgccaggcactggtaaGCAAGTTCTACCTCTTACCTTCTTTAACCCTTAAACCTGTTTATGCATTAGGTATTATTATtctccccatttgacagatgggcAACCAGAGGTTTAGAGAAGTTGAGTGGCTTGTCTCAAGTAcacatcttggggcttccctggtggtctagtggttaggaatccacctgtcaatgcaggggacagggattcgatccctgggttgggaatatcccacatgctgcagagcaactaagcccatgggctacaactactgagcccacacgcagcaactaCCAAAGCCCATGTGCCTTAGAGTCTGCTCCACAATGAGAACACCTTTGCCTTCACCAGAGAGAGCAATGAGGACTCAGtgcaccaaaaataataaataaataaataaatcttttagaaacaaaacaaaacctaaataaacaaacacatcTTGCACATGGTAAGCCAGTTTTTTAATCTAGGCAGTTGTGTAAGGCAGTCTCAGAGAAAACGACCGGATCGCTCCCTTCATGCCTTGCTTTCTCATGCCTCGGTGTTTTGCATatgcctctccctccctctggagTACCTGATCCTAGGTCCTGAAAAACGAATACTCTACTTTAAGGCCACGTTCAGATGGCACCTCCTCTGAATACTCTCTGTTTTGGATGTATTGCCTCTGAGAGACCTCTAGGTGTCCAGACTGCTGGAAATCAGAGTCTAGATCTACCATCCAATATGATGGCCGTGAGCCACACATGGCTATTATGAACTTGAACTGAGATCTGTAAGTGTAAGGTACACAGCAGATTTCAAAGgcttaggaggaaaaagaaaatgtaaatcttAAGTAATTAtacattgattacatgttgaGCTGGTAACATTATGGACATGTGGGttaaatgacttccctggtggctcagatggtaaagtgtctgcctacaatacaggggacccgggttccatccctgggtcgggaaaatcccctggagaaggaaatggcaacccactccagtattcttgcctggaaaatcccatggacagaggagcctggttggctactgttcatggggtcgcaaagagtaggacacaactgagcaacttcactatctaTCTATTAAAACTAATTTCATCTGTcactttttacctttttaatgtggctactagaaaaatttTACATTACATTTGTGACTCATATTGTATTTCCCTTGAAGAGTTCTGGaggttttgaaaaaagaaatatctgaagAATTGTGGACGTGAGTTGAAGCCATCAGGGAGGATATGAAGACCCCTGGGAGAGGATGAACCTAGGGCTGAACGTCAGCCCTCAGGGGTGGGCGTTAGAAACCCCAGCCAGAGCCACCGTTGAAATGGAAGAACAAGACTTCCCTGCTGGCACAGCggataggaatccgcctgccaatgcaggggacaggagttcgaccctggtccaggaagattctacatgccttggggcaactaagcccatgccccacaactacggagcccgtttgctgcaattactgagtccaagcgcctagagcccatgttctgcaacaagagaagtctctgcaatgagaagcctgttcaccacaactagagaaagcccacatacagcaacaaagacccagcacaataaaaaattaataaatttaaaaaaaattaagaaatggaaGAACAAAGAGAATGTGCCCTATACCCCAGAAAGAAGCAGTTTCCCAAGGAGGGTGTGGCCCACATGGTCACGAGCTGCCTCTGGGTCAAGCGTGAGAAGGCCTGGAAAGCATCCCATTGGATGTGACAACCCAGGGTTCTTGAGTAGGTGGGGAACACTGTCTTATCAGGGCATGGGGTCAGAAGTCAGGTCCAGagagcaggaggggaggaggtggTAAGGAACAATTGAAGAGACCAGTGGAGACATCTCTTTGGGAACTTGCCTGAGAAGGGAGGGGGACTAAGTGTGATAAATGAAGCGGCTCACAGAGAGAAGGGAGGCGTGTTCTATGTTCTGCTGTTTTAGGGAGTCTTGAGTGTGCTAAGGTTGAgagagggaggggctggagatacagaagagagaaaagaagaagcaaagtgccagaggagcctggggcagggggtggatgAAAAGGAGTGGAGGCTCCTGCCTAGGGGAGGGGGCATTTGTGGACTCACAGGGAGGGGAGTGTGATGGGTGAGGAGCCAGACACACCTGACAGTTCTCTGTCAGACTGGAGACCAAGCCATTTGCTGATGAAAAATGGCCGGTGAGTACACTAGATTTGGGACAGTCTGAGAACCAGTGCATTAGCCTGGAGAGCGGAGGGGAGAGGCCGCTGAGCAGGGCCTGCTGGGTCCCGCAGGAGCCCAGGACAGGTGCAGAGGAGCCCAGACACAGGCTGGCTTGGGGCCAAGGGTGGGGTGAGGATGAGAGGACAGGGGCAGAGGGGGCATGGGAGTGGGGAGTGAAGCCAGGCCAGGCTGACAGATTCGGAGTAAAGAGATGCAGGGACTGGAGCAGGCATGGAGGGTTTGAAGAGCAAGGTTCCCATTTCCAAGTAGGAGCTCAAAACCATTTACTAAAAAcaatgaatgagtgagtaaacCCCCTCTGCGCCCCTGTGTGTCAGGGTTGCCAGCTGGCAGTCCCTGGACCTCATCTGTTCAGCACACGTTTTGTTTGATTCATTTGGTTTTGATGCACAGAAGTTTCAGCTTCTCTTgcaaaatcagaatctctgattctgatGCAGAAAGCAGCCTGCATTCCAGGTGATGTGGCGACAGTCAGCCAGAGTGGTGGCAGCCATGTCCTCACAGGTCAGCACTCCGCCGTTAGCCACAGTCCCCACCTCCCTCGGTGATTCTCTCAGGGCCCAACAAGGTGAGTTTTGCAGCCCCTGCCCTGTTGCTCACAACCCCAGCTGGGTTTCCAGGGCACTGATAGCCcagctcctcccctccctggccAGTGAACATGGCCCAGCCTGTCCAGGTGCTTCCAATAGCCACAGGCCCAGCCTGGAGGACAACACCCCCGGAGGCTAGAGTGGAACTGAGTAGAACAGTCTGCTTCCTTCAAGTTGCTGCAATAAATGGGGCCCAAGGTCACTCTAGCTTTTCTGGCGAAACCTTCACGCTGATGACTCATTGAGTTTCCTATCACCTGAGAAAGCCCCCACTTCTTGGCACAGGTCTGACACCTAAAAATAACAACACAATGTCCCCTGTGAGCTTACATCTCACAAAGTTCTTTTACACGTTACTTCCCTTCAATCCTCACGGCAACTGAGTGGCAAATGTTTCTGCTCCCAGGGAAAACCAAGGCCTGGAGAGGGGTCTTGAACTTTCCAAAGCCTGGACCTGAGGGCCTTCCCTCGGCTGGGAGAGAGTTAGAAATCCAGCTAAGGTAAGGGACAGAGCATGGAGATCAAGGGTCAAGATCAGGATATTAGGCTAGACTGGATTTAATCCTTAACTTAAAATGTGACTTTGTCTCACAAAGCCTtgatttccccatctgtgaaatggggataataatagcatcTCCCTTATAGGGCTGTTATGAGGATTTGGGAAGAAGGTGCACAGGAGGGCTTAGCATTATAGTGCCTGATATGCAGTAGTGTTCAATAACAACCTCAATAAAGGGAGGAGAACCGCCAACATGGGTAGTGGGCAGGCAGGAATGCATGTGGGTGGTGCCTGCTTTCCCTAGGATCTCCCAGGAggcaccctcccacctccacagtgcCAAGGTCTAACAACCCTCATGGGGCTGGAATGTCTTGTCAGCAATTAATTACTTTGCCCTGGATTAAGGCAAGAGAGGGTCCAGATGCTGTCTTCATGGCTCAGGAGGGCAGGTAATGGAGGAGAGGGAGACggtgagaggcagggaggggagagcagCTGAGAGAGTTTGTCAGCTTGAGAATCAACCAACACATATGAGCCACGTGTATGCTGGGTGTCCAGCTCCAAACCTTCTTCACACAAGTCAGCCAGCTCAATATTAGCATCGCACTCACCACTGAGAAAGCTCAAGTTCTTAACAGTTAAGATATTTATGTAAGATCATACAGCTAGAAGAGAGCAGAGCCAGCATTCACCCAGCTCCAAAGCTCATGGAGGCCCAGTTTCACACTGTTAATAATGTCTGGGGCCAGACTGGacatcaatccagtcaatcctaaaggaaatcaaccctgaatattcatgggaaggactgatgctgaagctgaagctccagtattttggccacctgatgcgaagagctgactcactggaaatgaccctgatgctgggaatgagtgtgtggaaggcaggagaagagggcgacagaggatgagatggttggatggtatcaccgaagcaatggacatgaatttgagcaaactctgggagatggtgaaggccagggaagcctggcgtgctgcaggccatgtgtcgcaaagagtcagacacaactgagagaccaaacaacaacaataataatgtcTGAGAAGACAGGCTCTGAGCACAGAGAGACCTGCCCAAGGCCAGCTGATGACTCAGTGGCAGAATGATCAGGATAAGAACCCAGGTGTCCAGAGTCCCCGGGGCAATTTGGGTCCCACTATCTCTCCTACACTGTGACTCAGTGCACAGACActcacacgcgcacacacacactcatcctctcccctccccccaccaccacctctgtTGTGcccctgaagccattgttcccctCCCCAGAGGCTAACCCTTCTTGTCACGGACCCGGGCCTTCATAAGGTACAAGCAAGAGTGGCCACAGCTTAAGGCAGAGGCTAGATGGGTGAGTGACTGGGCTGAGGCAGGACAGGGAGTCCCCAAGAAACCCCACATCCCACTTGCATCTGGATTCTCCCCTGTGATCCCCTTAAAGAGCCCTCCCCAGGTCCCCCAGGACCTCCCAGGTTGCCATACCCTACTACTCCGGGCTGTCCACAGCCCCCCACACTGCTGACTGCTCCCCTTTCTTCTGTAACCTGGTGTCCCCCCACCTTCCCCCTACCCCAGTCACCCAGTCCCTTCTGTGTGCTCTCTTCATTCTTCAGGCTCTGTCCTCAACtcagttcatttttctttctatacGTTCTTATTGTACAAATTCCATAACCACTATTCATGTTCTGATGAAGTCTAAGTGTTTGTGTCAGCCCAGACCACGTTGCAGAGTTCCAGGTCTCTATACCCAGCCATCCCCACCCCTgagattccccccacccccagcagctcACCTGAACACAGGAAAGCTGACCTCACGCTGAAATGGCCCCCTCAGCATTTACCCCACATCTGTTGCTTGCAGTCTCCTTTGTTCTGTCTTCTCTAATTCCCCCGGATGTGTGCTTTCTTCTGCATCCCTGGACCAGACTGACCCTGGACCTCCCCACACTCTCTCTCTGTCCTAGGCCATCCCAACAGCTTCTTCTTGGGCTCCCCTCCCATCAGCATTGCCCACTCTGCTTAGGCGCCACACGGAGCCCAGAATTTCTTCCTAAAACCCACATCTGGCCATATCACTCCCCTCCTGGAAAACCTTCAGTGTCTCCGCATCACCCTCAGGATTAATTCTCAAagcctccacatcctctccaatctCTTTACTCTTTGTTTCCCTTCTCCTCACTCCCAGTCATGCCCACAATGCACCCACCCACCTGTAACTCAGGATTTCATTTTGCCCACATATCGTGAGCCCTTTCTCTCCCAAAAAGACTTGGTGAGAAAGACAAGTCCTTGTTTTCCTATGCTTCTCCCTCAGAGGCTGGGGAAGGGACAGTGTGATCCAGGGCCCAGAGGTGGGGAG
Coding sequences within it:
- the AQP7 gene encoding aquaporin-7 (The RefSeq protein has 1 substitution compared to this genomic sequence) yields the protein MTQSDRKRRSTRVSKVVSTPTATKMQVIWQNENVREFLAEFISTYVMMVFGLGAVADMVLGGKMGSYLAVNLGFGFGVTIGVHMAGNISGAHMNAALTFTSCALGRMSWKKFPVYVLGQFLGSFVAAATIYGLFYNAIIDFSGGKLMTTGPTATANIFATYLPDHMTLWRGFLDEVVVTGMLQLCLLAIADKGNNPTLLGTQAIVTGILVVIIGISLGMNSGYAINPSRDLPPRFFTFLAGWGSQVFRTKDWWWVPVVAPPLGAYCGAIIYLFFIGSNKRQEPQVLENPLAFEDHKISVLPKTTSHQHGVASLTPVSVYPEDRPSALYHP
- the AQP7 gene encoding aquaporin-7 isoform X3, whose amino-acid sequence is MPVEHPGDFSEVFGLGAVAHMVLGGKMGSYLAVNLGFGFGVTIGVHMAGNISGAHMNAALTFTSCALGRMSWKKFPVYVLGQFLGSFVAAATIYGLFYNAIIDFSGGKLMTTGPTATANIFATYLPDHMTLWRGFLDEVVVTGMLQLCLLAIADKGNNPTLLGTQAIVTGILVVIIGISLGMNSGYAINPSRDLPPRFFTFLAGWGSQVFRTKDWWWVPVVAPPLGAYCGAIIYLFFIGSNKRQEPQVLENPLAFEDHKISVLPKTTSHQHGVASLTPVSVYPEDRPSALYHP
- the AQP7 gene encoding aquaporin-7 isoform X1 — translated: MTQSDRKRRSTRVSKVVSTPTATKMQVIWQNENVREFLAEFISTYVMMVFGLGAVAHMVLGGKMGSYLAVNLGFGFGVTIGVHMAGNISGAHMNAALTFTSCALGRMSWKKFPVYVLGQFLGSFVAAATIYGLFYNAIIDFSGGKLMTTGPTATANIFATYLPDHMTLWRGFLDEVVVTGMLQLCLLAIADKGNNPTLLGTQAIVTGILVVIIGISLGMNSGYAINPSRDLPPRFFTFLAGWGSQVFRTKDWWWVPVVAPPLGAYCGAIIYLFFIGSNKRQEPQVLENPLAFEDHKISVLPKTTSHQHGVASLTPVSVYPEDRPSALYHP
- the AQP7 gene encoding aquaporin-7 isoform X2, which gives rise to MAERECSRVPGGVHQHVFGLGAVAHMVLGGKMGSYLAVNLGFGFGVTIGVHMAGNISGAHMNAALTFTSCALGRMSWKKFPVYVLGQFLGSFVAAATIYGLFYNAIIDFSGGKLMTTGPTATANIFATYLPDHMTLWRGFLDEVVVTGMLQLCLLAIADKGNNPTLLGTQAIVTGILVVIIGISLGMNSGYAINPSRDLPPRFFTFLAGWGSQVFRTKDWWWVPVVAPPLGAYCGAIIYLFFIGSNKRQEPQVLENPLAFEDHKISVLPKTTSHQHGVASLTPVSVYPEDRPSALYHP